In Drosophila subpulchrella strain 33 F10 #4 breed RU33 chromosome X, RU_Dsub_v1.1 Primary Assembly, whole genome shotgun sequence, the DNA window CGTAAATCCTTTCGCAAGGATAGCGGTAAACGGTCATGAGATCATCACAAACACAATCACAAtcgcagcaacagcaacagcaacaaccacaactacgacaacaacaatgccagcagcagcagcatggCGCTCCTTTCCATTACcagcaaccacaacaacaacaacaacaacaatagcgaGAGAGATGACCCCACTTCCAGTGGAAGATCACCTGGCCTCCATTTGGGAGAGAGCAGTGCTAGAGCTAGAGCGGCCACGGATGAGGGGGAGTTGAGTGCAACAGAGAGCGGGGAAGTAGTAGACACTTCCTGGCAGAGGGGAGCACAGCCACGAGCACAGACTTCGCCGAGGAAGAGCAAGGAGGAGAGAGGGAGAAGAGCAGCCCCAGCAACCAGGGAGAGAGGCATGGTCAATCGGTTGGGGCGACGCTTCAGGCGCTACTGTAAATTCCTGGCCACCTCTCGCGGGACACAGGCGTCGGCAGAGGACGAGGCAGAGGCCGAAGCAGAGGCAGAGGTCAGCTCCATGGAGCAGCTAACcggcagcaggagcagcagtcgcagtcgcagtcggcgtcggcgcagcagcagcattgGAAGTGCCAGTAGCCGGCTAAAGATGCGACTGCGACGCTGCACTTCGTCGCCAGGATAAGAGGGAGATGGCTAATCACCAACTAGGTcggagcgagagagagagataggAGAGACTGGAAGTGAAAGAGAGAGTGGGTGCAGCGGCGTAGCCAAAAAGGGGGTTACCAAAAGTCACTTAACCTAGTTATTGGCGGGCAACAGAAAAGTGAGTTGGCGTTTAGAGTTGTTGGTGCAAATTTTGTTTGAGCATAATCCACATAATCtacacacatacatatataaatttcGGTGTACATATGCAAACTATttaaatctatatatatatatctgaacctataaatacaaactaaaGTCCCAAATGTATAATTACATTaattatatgtatttatgtatgccAGGCTTCCAAATATAGAACCTAGAATTCCTatcccaaaaccaaaaccaaatcctctccaaaaaaaaatattaaaacacttatttttttgtaactGCGGTTTCGCAACTAGAGGAAATCTGAAATTGCAACTGCCAATTGCATTGTATAACGAAGACCACATCAGCAACAACCCAAAAACAAGACAAACCACTTGAGAGTCTAACAAACAAACTAGAAAAAGAACCACGGATTTTTACcttttcattttgtaattgCATAATTACGAGGCGCAATTGACAATATACTTTTGAATGCATTGCGAACAAAATAAAAgagaataaataataacaaaaaggCGAAAAAAACGAAGCAGCTGAAAACAGACTTAATATTATATCGCATTACATATATACACCCATGTACTTgtactaaaaaatatacatacatatatatatatacaaaaatgtaCCTAGACGCAGCTAATTTTAAGCAACAATTAatgttatttgttttttttcttagcTAGTAATTTTGTAATTACAGAAACATACACGGCAAAcgaaacaaatacaaaaaaaactctgacaaaaaaccaaataaataaaaagtatCAAAAAAGTATATGGAAAAATAAATCCAAAGACTGTGTCATTTCATTTGCACGcgaaaacatttaaatgtcAGCAGGGggagggagagagagagagagcgagagaaagTCAGAGGGAGAGAGAGAAAAATGCAACTGCAGCCAAGTGCGCAGAAAATGCGTTTCATGGGGAGGGGGAAAACGCAGGGGAAGCCCCCAATTCGGCCGCAATTAGACCCACTCTCGCCATCCCGCTCCCGCTTCCGCCCTTTTTCATCCCCCTCGCACACGCTACTCTTCATGGGAACGAGGTATGCGGAAGCAAAGATGCGCAACGCGCGGAAAGGCAAATGCAGAAGAAAGATTTGCGAGTACAGTGATCCCTCGTAGCGTAGGGTTAACAGGAAAATATGTATGTGCAGTTTGGATGTAATTTTATCTTAAAACTTAGGTTCGAATAACACAAGGACTCTTTGAGGTACTTAATCAAGCCAATAAATATACAGATATAGGTACAGTGCTAACCGAAGAATAACTTTCACAGGTTAAATTCTATCCCATTACTAAATTTTAGATCATACCCAAAAGATACTTGTAAAAAAGTTGTAAGTAAAGTAATACAAAGAATTTTACAATATTACTATTATTAGTTAGTAATATTGTAAATAATATTGTAAATTCCTAACTAATAATAGTAATATTGTAAAATTCCTTATATTACTTTACTATATATATCAAGAGGAAGATTTCTAAGCGGTGTATAAAAGTAGAAAGGTGATCAATATCGTCAGAACTTAATAAAAACTTTCACCCAAACGTTATAGTACCATTTTAAGTACTTCATAAAAACAACCTAATAACCAATCATATTAAAAATCTATGAACCTTAAAAACCTCTCAACTGAACTAAGAGAAGTTCATAAATAAAACCAAGTTATTATTTGCCCTGTTTCGTAAGTCTTCATTTGGTTTTATAGTTATTGGCTAATAAAGCACAGAGGATGCAACAGTTAATAAGTAGTTGTGTAATACGGCAAACTGAATTTAAGTTAGTCAACTTAGTTCCAATAACTATGAGACATACAATGAAAGCACCCTTCTTACCACTAAACCATAAAACCCTTAAAAGTCAATGGTGTTTTGTTATTAACCCTAAAGTTAAAGCCCCCGAAgggattttatttttacgaCTGCAGTGCGCAGTTGCATAGTATCTGGAGACACAAAGTATCTGGCATGTTCCACAGCGATTCCCGTATACCCCAATCAAGAGCGTCATGGCAGTGTCAACCTTGACCTTTGGACGCAGCAGCGACGAATTGAATTGCCTGAAACAATTTGGCGTGTGTCATATTGTTAAAATCGGTTGGCGAACAAAAGGGGGGGCCTTTTTCGGGGGACTTGTGGGTATCCACTCAGCGCGACACACATTTCAAATCTAGGCGAAACCCACAtttgttgaaaaaaaatttataaaaattctacaattcaatttcaaTTGAGGAATATGTATCTGAAAAGCGGTTCGAGCGGTGGTCCAAAATAGATGTACAAAGATATGATGTATAGAAATGTATTTGTATTTCAGTGGCTCTCTTTCAATTTCGATGCGTTGACGATTTTTCAATTTTGATTTGTTGTGATTCGCGCATGCAGCAAATTAGCGGAAATAAATCGAAATTTTAGCATGCTAAACTGGGCAAACGTGAAATGAACAGCTGTTCCATCCAATCGAAACTAAGTATAACTATAATTGAAACTGTGAAAGCAACAGATAAATGTAAACACAGTTGCacttgtttaaatattatttattatctttGAATGCCAGTTCTGGACCTCAGCACTCCAGATCTTAAAATAGAATGTGGAAACAATCTCAGAGTTGTTATGAGAGGGCTTCTATAAGTTGGCATTTTcaacatattatattattatatttactaTAATCCATCCTTTGATAAGGTAACCAAAGAATCTTGGATTTGCTATGAAGGGGATTCTACTTTCAACATATCATTTCTATCCAGTaactattatttattatattataatccAGCCCTTAATAAGGTAACCAAAGATGATTATTTGGTAGGTAACCAAAGAATCTTAGAATTGCTATGAAAGGGATTCCATAAGTTTACCAACTTTCAACATATAATTTCTATCCCAtaactattattatttttaaggcAACCAAAGATCATCTGCTTTGGAAAACCCATCAGTTCGGAATTGAGCGGGTTCTATTGTTTAGTCTCCTTATCTGTGGGCATTTTTGTTTATCCCCGCATTTTGCAGAGTCAGTTGTTATCTTTCGATGATATTCTGGTGCTTTCCAAAAACCGGTTCGAGTTAGCTAGCCGGCAGATTTTCAACTTCACACGGCCATAAAAACCGATACGCAGTTAGCCATCTAGATATCGGCGTAAATATCGCAGATAGGCTAATGTTATGCATTCATAAATGTCAACTATGGTGATGATTTAACAGCCCTCCCTCGGTTAGATGAATGATTATGTGATATACTATGTGCGCCTGTCCATTTGCCTTGCATTACTCGGTTGAATGTGATTTCGATGCCTTATGTGCATAAGTAGATACCCACACATATGTAATTCGAGATGAGATGCCCCCTGCATAGTCATCGGTTATATCGTAACATTGTTGTTGGCCTGTGGTTGTGCAATTCCTTTCGCCAATGTCAATCGAATACTGCATCTATATATCTCTTCCTCCCCATTGCATTTCCCCTCCCAGTTGTTTTCTCCATTGTCAGCATAAACAACAAACAACTCACTCAAGACATcatcaaaacaacaacaagttAATGGTTGAGGGATATGAATCTAAGAATCAGAACCAGGAGATCTGTTTGAACATGGTACTTACATGGATctgtattaaataataatatcatctaAGAATCAGAACCAGAGGAACTGTTTTTACATGGTACTTACATGGATCTTtactaaataataatatcagGAGATTATTTGCTATATAAAACAGATCACCTGATTCTTAGATTCTTATCcctataatattaatataataataaatattaaaaataattacgtTATTATCATGTTCATTTGAATAGTTTCGTATATTTTTGGATCGGACCTTGACATTGTGACTCATTGTTTCAGTTTCCATTTGTTCTATTTTTTTCCCTTTACCAACACTATTATACGGTTTTCTAAGTGGGGTCCTTGCATTATTTTAGGTAGTAttctaataataaatataaaaaataattacctTATTATTATACCGTGTTCATTTGAATATTTTCGTATATTTTTGGATTGGACCTTGACATTGACTCATTGTGTCGGTTTCCATTTgttcttgttcttttttttccccctTACCAACACTATTATACGGTTTTCTAAGCAGGGTCCTTGCATTATTTTAGGTAACGTCTAACGTCTTATTCGGTTCCAACATTCTTCTTATCTTTGCCCTTGCTCTTActgtttttgcttttgtttggttttcaCTGGTTCTCTTTGAAGgaatttgttgttttttctttcTATTTGCTAATTTACGAGTCACTTGAAGACGAGTGACAGGCGGTGGGAAAAAAAGGGGGGCCAACTATTGTGTTTTCTATGTTTATGCGAGGCAACAGGTTTTCATTGGCATTAACCCCCTGCGGCCCCCATTCCccacttttttgttttctactttttttgtgtttttgcgCCTTGCGCGTGCCGCATTCAATTTGATGCTGAATCGAACATTTATTGAGCAATTTCCAGTTCGATCCTCTTCTGGTCGCGATACAATGACGCCAacaatgaaatgtattgttgtGCTTAACCCCTATTTGCCCCCTGGCCTCCCTTGAGCAACAATAATTCGATTACGTGTGCTACATTTCTGCGGTTGGTCAGTTCGGTGGTTATCTAATTGCAGAAGTGGTCACAGTTCCTCGGAATTAGGTTACATCAAGAATTTCCCGTTCTTGAATTATGAAAATCTGTTCAATTATGTTTCCAATAGATATCGTAAATTATAGCCTTAAGGAAAATACAAAATTCGAATTATTACATTTTGGGTTCGATGATTATCTAATTGCAGAAGTGTTCACAGTTCCTCCGAATTAAGTTATATCAAGAATTTCACGTTCTTGAATCATGAAAATCTGTTAACTTATGTTTCCAATAGATTTCGTAAATGATACCCTTAAGGAAAATATTCCATATTcgaattattttattatttgttcgATGATTATCTAATTTAAAAAGTGTTACAGCTACTCGAAATTTAGTTATATCAAGAACGTTTCGTTCTTAAATTCTTGAAATCAGTTCAGTTATGTTTCCAATAGATTTCGTAAATGATACCCCTAaggaaaatacaaaatttgaattatttcatttttaattcgATGATTATCTAATTACAAAAGTGTTACAGCTCCTCTAAATTTAGTTCTATCAAGAGCATTTCGTTCCCCCCTTTAATCAGTTCAGTTATGTTTCCAATAGATTTCGTAAATGATACCCCTaaggaaaatacaaaaatcgaattatttcatttttaattcgGTGATTATCTAATTACAAAAGTGTTACAGCTCCTCTAAATTTAGTTCTATCAAGAACATTTCGTTCTTGAATTCTTGAAATCAGTTCAGTTATGTTTCCCATAAATTTCCTCAAATATACCCTcaagaaaaacacaaaaattcgaaatacttcgtttgttgtttattttttatagtcGCTGTTTACGTTTCGTGTGCTAGTCTTTTGGCAGCCCCAAATTGTTTACCCCGATCTGTTGTTTAGCCCAAGATCAAGGTGAGGTTGTATAACTATAACCCGAATTCCATTGACGTCACCCGCGATTCGAGTGGCGGGGGTGGAACTAAAAGGGGGCCAAGCTTGCGGCTTATCCTGATGCCAGGGGTCAGGGGTGAGTTGAGGTTCTTTTAGGGGGTGGGCGAGCAGTGACAGCGGGAATTAGCGACCAACTGACGGCAgcaaaagtgaaaaaagaGATAAGCGCACTTATGTGTAACCAAAGAGGATAAACGCAATGCACGAATCGCGAACAAAGAGTCCTTTAGGTTGCCTAGTACTAAGTAATATTATTGCATTTCTATTTTAATAACTATATTTTTGGTATATATTTTCATGATCTAAAGATTATGGCTAAAATCTAAGAAATTCGGTTTTAGGTTTATACCTTTTAGGTCCTTAGATAAACATAAGTTTTTATATCCATCAAGTCTTATAAACGACAATCACGTGCCTTATTTCGTTTTCTGGTTCTTTCCAttgaaatattatatattaatgtACGAGTATGTGGACTCAATCAGTGATTGAATTAATGTTCCCAATTGAACAGGCCGCAGTGTCAGTGGAAAATTCCCAAAAAACTCGCTAGAAAGAAATGGCCAAAGAgggaaagagagagagagacgggcggtgggtggtacaggaggggcgtggcagggtGCAAAGGGCGCAGCTTTCGCTCTCCTCATCGATTAAACAACGCGATTGGCGAAAAGGGGGGCGAAGGACGCTCAAAGGACCTGACCTAGTCAAAGTTCGCCTCTCACGCGCCTCTCCCAAACGCAGTGACATTTACTCTCTGTCGCTCTCTCGCCATATGCGTAGAGGCGATGGCAAAAAGGGGGGACCACCACCCACAACCACTCTCTCTGAAAACTACTGACAAACTTCGTTACGGTTATTTAATTATTGCAAACATAAAGTGCACATTTTATTGGGCAGAAATTCATTTAGACCGGGCAATATATTGACAAAACTTGCTTAATAATCAAATTATCAGGCTTTGTTGTGACTAAAGTTTATGGTGTAAAATATAGCAGTGTATCATCTCAAAGGGGTCAAAGTGCACTGATTACGGATCGTGGGCTGGGCAACCTAGTGTGGAATCTAATTGTGGATGCTGCAAAAGCTCTTTATGCAGCAGATAAGAAGTGTGTATTAAGCTATTCAACGAGATTAAGCAATAGCAAGATGAACAGCTTGAAAATTATTTGATGTGTTA includes these proteins:
- the LOC119557303 gene encoding LOW QUALITY PROTEIN: putative uncharacterized protein DDB_G0279653 (The sequence of the model RefSeq protein was modified relative to this genomic sequence to represent the inferred CDS: substituted 1 base at 1 genomic stop codon), with translation MAFMMPVMKNNYDIYKDTRSRKTSECSNASSNGTTALATALGTPAQEQKQQRRRKVSECKSESFATSPSHGQLGASSAAHQRMQMQRCHSSRAFPRNASRSSHGSMQQIVSPTRSSPPSRSHTASALERQAAAQAAAINQKQQQQQPAGAVESSNDYTKFHLRLVDKLRKSFRKDSGKRSXDHHKHNHNRSNSNSNNHNYDNNNASSSSMALLSITSNHNNNNNNNSERDDPTSSGRSPGLHLGESSARARAATDEGELSATESGEVVDTSWQRGAQPRAQTSPRKSKEERGRRAAPATRERGMVNRLGRRFRRYCKFLATSRGTQASAEDEAEAEAEAEVSSMEQLTGSRSSSRSRSRRRRSSSIGSASSRLKMRLRRCTSSPG